From the Megalops cyprinoides isolate fMegCyp1 chromosome 21, fMegCyp1.pri, whole genome shotgun sequence genome, one window contains:
- the LOC118768724 gene encoding solute carrier family 66 member 2 isoform X2: MEEEIFQRLMYVLNQLVSWIAAGAMVFGGVVPYIPQYRDIRRTQNAEGFSTYVCLVLLVANILRILFRFGRYFETPLLWQSIVMIVTMLVMLNLCTNVRVAAELNTKRRSFIDFDFKYFWLWSRFTDYLQCVLAFTAVAAYITYLLLDSFLFVETLGFLAVFTEAMLGTPQLYCNYQNKSTEGMSIKMVCMWASGDTFKTGYFLVTQAPVQFWICGLLQVFVDFAILFQVYYYSRYPQKPVSHTAHSTSAKAL; encoded by the exons ATGGAAGAGGAAATATTTCAACGACTCATGTATGTCCTTAATCAACTGGTCTCATGGATCGCCGCTGGTGCCATGGTATTCGGCGGAGTTGTTCCGTACATCCCCCAATACAGGGACATCCGAAGAACTCAGAATGCCGAAGGGTTTTCCACGTATGTGTGCCTTGTCCTGTTGGTGGCCAACATTTTAAGAATATTGTTTCG GTTCGGGAGGTACTTCGAGACCCCTTTGCTGTGGCAGAGCATCGTCATGATCGTCACCATGCTGGTCATGCTCAACCTGTGCACCAACGTCCGTGTGGCCGCCGAACTCAACACCAAGCGCCGCTCCTTCATAG ACTTTGACTTTAAGTACTTCTGGCTGTGGAGCCGCTTCACCGATTACCTGCAGTGCGTCCTGGCCTTCACGGCGGTCGCCGCCTACATCACCTACCTCCTCCTGGACTCCTTCCTCTTCGTAGAGACCCTGGGCTTCCTGGCAGTCTTCACCGAGGCCATGCTGGGGACACCGCAGCTCTACTGCAACTACCAGAACAAGTCCACCGAGGGCATGAG CATCAAGATGGTGTGCATGTGGGCCAGCGGGGACACCTTCAAGACGGGCTACTTCCTGGTGACGCAGGCGCCCGTGCAGTTCTGGATCTGCGGCCTGCTGCAGGTGTTCGTGGACTTCGCCATCCTCTTCCAGGTGTACTACTACAGCCGCTACCCGCAGAAGCCCGTCTCCCACACTGCCCACTCCACCAGCGCCAAGGCCCTCTAA
- the LOC118768726 gene encoding heat shock factor-binding protein 1-like protein 1 codes for MAESNSKAAQDLAEFMETTMQNLQSKFQAMSDQIVSRMDEMGTRIDDLEKNVADLMTQAGMEEPQTSK; via the exons ATGGCAGAATCCAACTCAAAAGCAGCACAAGATTTAGCAGAGTTT ATGGAAACGACGATGCAAAACCTACAGAGCAAGTTTCAGGCCATGTCGGATCAGATCGTCTCAAGAA TGGATGAAATGGGCACCCGCATTGATGACTTGGAGAAGAATGTTGCTGATCTCATGACACAGGCAGGGATGGAGGAACCTCAGACATCAAAGTAA
- the LOC118768724 gene encoding solute carrier family 66 member 2 isoform X1 has product MEEEIFQRLMYVLNQLVSWIAAGAMVFGGVVPYIPQYRDIRRTQNAEGFSTYVCLVLLVANILRILFRFGRYFETPLLWQSIVMIVTMLVMLNLCTNVRVAAELNTKRRSFIATDSKDEDVKVPKKLFLDFDFKYFWLWSRFTDYLQCVLAFTAVAAYITYLLLDSFLFVETLGFLAVFTEAMLGTPQLYCNYQNKSTEGMSIKMVCMWASGDTFKTGYFLVTQAPVQFWICGLLQVFVDFAILFQVYYYSRYPQKPVSHTAHSTSAKAL; this is encoded by the exons ATGGAAGAGGAAATATTTCAACGACTCATGTATGTCCTTAATCAACTGGTCTCATGGATCGCCGCTGGTGCCATGGTATTCGGCGGAGTTGTTCCGTACATCCCCCAATACAGGGACATCCGAAGAACTCAGAATGCCGAAGGGTTTTCCACGTATGTGTGCCTTGTCCTGTTGGTGGCCAACATTTTAAGAATATTGTTTCG GTTCGGGAGGTACTTCGAGACCCCTTTGCTGTGGCAGAGCATCGTCATGATCGTCACCATGCTGGTCATGCTCAACCTGTGCACCAACGTCCGTGTGGCCGCCGAACTCAACACCAAGCGCCGCTCCTTCATAG CAACAGACAGTAAGGACGAGGACGTCAAAGTCCCTAAGAAGCTCTTTCTGG ACTTTGACTTTAAGTACTTCTGGCTGTGGAGCCGCTTCACCGATTACCTGCAGTGCGTCCTGGCCTTCACGGCGGTCGCCGCCTACATCACCTACCTCCTCCTGGACTCCTTCCTCTTCGTAGAGACCCTGGGCTTCCTGGCAGTCTTCACCGAGGCCATGCTGGGGACACCGCAGCTCTACTGCAACTACCAGAACAAGTCCACCGAGGGCATGAG CATCAAGATGGTGTGCATGTGGGCCAGCGGGGACACCTTCAAGACGGGCTACTTCCTGGTGACGCAGGCGCCCGTGCAGTTCTGGATCTGCGGCCTGCTGCAGGTGTTCGTGGACTTCGCCATCCTCTTCCAGGTGTACTACTACAGCCGCTACCCGCAGAAGCCCGTCTCCCACACTGCCCACTCCACCAGCGCCAAGGCCCTCTAA